In a single window of the Pseudomonas oryzihabitans genome:
- a CDS encoding TIGR01777 family oxidoreductase, with product MHILLTGGTGLIGRALCRQWAAAGHQLTVLSRDPTRVARECGPEVRGIAQLEVLDGEHLDAVVNLAGAPIADKPWTRSRKAELWRSRIDTTERLIEWLRGRSQKPKVLLSGSAIGFYGDSGEKPVSEADSVAGPDFAGELCLAWEQVANEAEKLGIRVVNLRTGLVLAADDGFLLRLLPPFRFGLGARLGSGRQWMPWIHLQDQIGAIDFLLNRSDAQGPYNLCAPEPVRNRDFTEALGRALRRPARLLIPAFALRLMGELSILLLGGQRARPERLLADGYVFRYPELDTALADLLAAKDSR from the coding sequence ATGCATATCCTGCTGACAGGTGGCACCGGACTGATCGGCCGCGCGCTGTGCCGCCAATGGGCCGCCGCCGGCCACCAGCTGACCGTCCTTAGCCGCGACCCCACCCGCGTGGCGCGCGAATGCGGGCCAGAGGTACGCGGCATCGCTCAACTGGAGGTGCTGGACGGCGAACACCTGGATGCGGTGGTCAACCTGGCCGGAGCGCCCATCGCCGACAAGCCCTGGACCCGTAGCCGCAAGGCCGAACTCTGGCGGAGTCGGATCGACACCACCGAGCGCCTGATCGAATGGCTGCGCGGGCGCAGCCAGAAGCCCAAGGTACTGCTGTCGGGCTCGGCCATCGGCTTCTATGGTGACAGTGGCGAGAAGCCGGTAAGTGAAGCCGACAGCGTGGCCGGCCCCGATTTCGCCGGTGAACTGTGCCTGGCCTGGGAGCAGGTGGCCAACGAGGCCGAGAAGCTGGGTATCCGCGTGGTCAATCTGCGCACCGGGCTGGTACTGGCGGCCGACGACGGCTTCCTGCTGCGGCTGTTGCCGCCCTTTCGCTTCGGGCTCGGCGCACGCCTGGGCAGCGGACGCCAATGGATGCCCTGGATTCATTTACAGGATCAAATCGGGGCCATCGATTTTCTTCTCAACCGAAGCGATGCCCAAGGTCCTTATAATCTCTGTGCCCCCGAGCCAGTGCGCAACCGGGACTTCACCGAGGCGCTGGGACGGGCCTTGCGGCGCCCGGCGCGATTGCTGATTCCCGCCTTCGCCCTGCGCCTGATGGGAGAGCTGTCCATCCTGCTGCTGGGTGGTCAGCGCGCCCGTCCCGAGCGTCTGCTCGCGGACGGATACGTCTTTCGCTATCCCGAGCTGGACACGGCCCTGGCCGACCTGCTCGCTGCCAAGGATTCACGATGA
- a CDS encoding YbgA family protein, whose amino-acid sequence MPYTSPSSLSRPRLGISACLLGDEVRYNGGHKESRLCSQTFAEHFDFVRVCPEMAIGLGTPREPIRLVGDSQAPRAVGTLDPSLDVTAALTAYGEKMAGELADLSGFIFMQKSPSCGMERVKVYHANGQGSETDGRGLFAAAIMRLRPDLPVEEAGRLNDPVLRENFVTRVFAHAHWLQLVQQGLTARALLSYHSRYKYQLMAHDAHRARALGQLVGSIGQRNLDELGQEYFSGLMAALKKCATRGTHCNVLYHLFGYLRRALSDSEKQEMQQLIEQYHEGIVPLVVPLTLLKHHFRQHPDRYVNEQAYLQPHPERLSLRNAI is encoded by the coding sequence ATGCCTTATACCTCTCCCTCCAGCCTGTCCCGTCCGCGCCTGGGTATCAGTGCCTGCCTGCTGGGTGACGAAGTCCGCTACAACGGTGGACACAAGGAATCCCGGCTCTGTAGCCAGACCTTCGCCGAGCACTTCGATTTCGTCCGGGTCTGCCCGGAGATGGCCATCGGCCTCGGCACCCCGCGCGAACCCATCCGTCTGGTCGGCGACTCCCAGGCGCCACGCGCCGTTGGCACGCTCGATCCGAGCCTGGACGTGACCGCCGCCCTTACTGCCTATGGCGAAAAGATGGCGGGCGAACTCGCTGACCTGTCCGGCTTCATCTTCATGCAAAAGTCACCCTCTTGCGGCATGGAGCGGGTCAAGGTCTATCACGCCAACGGCCAGGGCAGCGAAACCGACGGCCGTGGCCTGTTCGCCGCCGCCATCATGCGTCTACGACCGGACCTGCCGGTCGAAGAGGCGGGTCGCCTGAACGATCCGGTCCTGCGGGAAAACTTCGTCACGCGCGTCTTCGCCCATGCCCACTGGCTGCAGCTGGTGCAACAGGGTCTGACGGCACGGGCCCTGCTGTCCTATCATTCGCGCTACAAGTACCAGCTCATGGCCCATGATGCTCATCGCGCTCGAGCCCTTGGGCAACTGGTAGGCAGCATCGGCCAGCGTAATCTCGATGAGCTGGGCCAGGAGTATTTCAGCGGCCTGATGGCTGCACTGAAGAAGTGCGCCACCCGCGGTACCCACTGCAATGTGCTCTACCATCTCTTCGGTTACCTGCGCCGCGCACTGAGTGACAGCGAGAAGCAGGAGATGCAGCAGCTGATCGAGCAATACCATGAGGGCATCGTCCCCCTGGTGGTGCCCCTGACCTTGCTCAAGCACCACTTCCGCCAGCATCCGGATCGTTATGTGAACGAGCAGGCCTATCTACAACCGCACCCTGAACGTCTGAGTCTGCGAAATGCCATCTAG
- a CDS encoding NAD(P)/FAD-dependent oxidoreductase, with product MTAPIAIVGAGIAGLAAAQTLIRAGQQVQIFDKSRGSGGRMASKRSEAGALDLGAQYFTARDRRFIDALNEWRRAGCAAEWNPVLYQYREGRLSPSQDEQPRWVGVPRMSAITRHLLADLPVSFDCRITEVFRGAQHWHLLDASGETHGPFAQVVIAMPAPQATALLSSVPKLAATVAGVSMEPTWSVALAFATPLQTPVEGCFVQGSELDWLARNRCKPERDTTLDTWVLHATSAWSKAHLDASKEEVIERLHGAFAELIGCPLPAPSFTLAHRWLYARPAQPHQWGALADPDMGVFVCGDWCSSGRVEGAWLSGHEAAQQLLGSLD from the coding sequence ATGACTGCCCCTATCGCCATCGTTGGCGCAGGAATAGCCGGACTTGCCGCTGCTCAAACGCTGATTCGCGCCGGGCAGCAGGTCCAGATCTTCGACAAGAGCCGCGGCAGCGGCGGCCGCATGGCCAGCAAGAGAAGCGAGGCCGGCGCCCTCGACCTGGGTGCCCAGTATTTCACCGCACGCGACCGCCGCTTCATCGACGCCCTCAACGAGTGGCGGCGGGCCGGCTGCGCGGCCGAATGGAATCCGGTGCTCTACCAGTACCGCGAAGGGCGTCTGAGTCCGTCCCAGGACGAACAACCCCGCTGGGTCGGGGTACCGCGCATGAGCGCCATCACCCGTCACCTGCTGGCCGATCTGCCAGTCAGCTTCGACTGCCGCATCACCGAGGTCTTTCGCGGTGCCCAGCACTGGCACCTGCTGGATGCCAGCGGCGAGACCCACGGTCCCTTCGCCCAGGTCGTCATCGCCATGCCGGCGCCCCAGGCCACTGCCCTGCTGTCCAGCGTGCCCAAGCTGGCGGCGACCGTGGCGGGGGTGAGCATGGAGCCGACCTGGTCGGTGGCCCTGGCCTTCGCCACGCCGTTGCAGACGCCGGTGGAAGGCTGCTTCGTGCAGGGTAGCGAACTGGACTGGCTGGCACGCAATCGCTGCAAGCCAGAGCGCGACACCACCCTGGACACCTGGGTGCTGCACGCCACCAGCGCCTGGAGCAAGGCGCACCTCGATGCCTCCAAGGAGGAGGTGATCGAACGCCTGCATGGCGCCTTCGCCGAGCTGATCGGCTGCCCGCTGCCGGCCCCCAGCTTTACCCTGGCGCATCGCTGGCTCTATGCCCGACCGGCGCAGCCGCACCAGTGGGGCGCCCTGGCCGATCCCGACATGGGCGTCTTCGTCTGTGGCGACTGGTGCTCCAGCGGTCGAGTGGAAGGAGCCTGGTTGAGTGGTCATGAGGCAGCGCAGCAACTCCTGGGCAGTTTGGATTAA
- a CDS encoding ferrochelatase, which produces MTANALLLANLGSPDSPHVPDVKRYLNQFLMDPYVVDLPWPLRRLLVSLVLIKRPAASAEAYESIWWDDGSPLIVLSRRLQEAVRPLWRHGPVELCMRYGEPSVESVLKRLASQGIREVTYAPLYPQFADSTTTTAIVEARRVIEAHQLPLTLKILPPFYDRPEYQAALAASVEPYLEEPYDHLLLSFHGLPERHIRKLVKDRTHDLRAPDSSKVSTKALAVCYRSQCQRTAELVAKRLGIPDGKWSVSFQSRLGKDKWIEPYTEARLDELAKAGVKRLLVMCPAFVADCIETLEEIGDRGREQFIEAGGRELVLIPCVNDDPAWAQALVELCEEVAELPPQRLEQPRMPA; this is translated from the coding sequence ATGACTGCCAACGCTCTGCTGCTCGCCAACCTGGGTTCGCCCGACTCGCCCCACGTCCCCGACGTGAAGCGCTATCTGAACCAGTTCCTGATGGATCCCTACGTGGTCGATCTGCCCTGGCCACTGCGCCGGCTGCTGGTGTCACTGGTGCTGATCAAGCGGCCAGCGGCCTCGGCCGAGGCCTATGAGTCGATCTGGTGGGACGACGGCTCGCCATTGATCGTGCTCAGCCGCCGCCTGCAGGAAGCCGTACGACCCCTCTGGCGCCATGGCCCGGTCGAGCTGTGCATGAGATACGGCGAGCCTTCGGTGGAGTCGGTGCTCAAGCGCCTGGCCAGCCAGGGCATCCGCGAGGTGACCTATGCGCCGCTCTATCCGCAATTCGCCGACAGCACCACCACCACCGCCATCGTCGAGGCACGGCGGGTGATCGAAGCCCACCAGCTGCCATTGACACTGAAGATCCTGCCGCCTTTCTACGATCGCCCGGAATACCAGGCAGCGTTGGCGGCCAGTGTCGAGCCCTATCTCGAGGAGCCCTACGACCACCTGCTGCTGTCCTTCCATGGCCTGCCCGAGCGGCACATCCGCAAGCTGGTCAAGGATCGCACCCATGACCTGCGCGCACCCGACAGCAGCAAGGTCAGCACCAAGGCTCTGGCCGTCTGCTACCGCAGCCAGTGCCAGCGCACCGCCGAATTGGTGGCTAAGCGCCTGGGCATTCCCGATGGCAAGTGGTCGGTGTCCTTCCAGTCGCGGCTGGGCAAGGACAAGTGGATCGAGCCCTATACCGAGGCGCGGCTGGACGAGCTCGCCAAGGCGGGGGTCAAGCGGCTATTGGTGATGTGCCCGGCCTTCGTCGCCGACTGCATCGAAACGCTGGAGGAGATCGGCGATCGCGGCCGCGAACAGTTCATCGAAGCCGGCGGTCGGGAGCTGGTGCTGATTCCCTGCGTCAACGATGACCCGGCCTGGGCGCAGGCGCTGGTGGAACTGTGCGAGGAGGTGGCGGAGCTGCCGCCGCAGCGCCTGGAGCAACCGCGGATGCCGGCCTAG